The DNA window CTATGCATGAGAGAACAGCCTTCTGGCGGGCGAAGGTGCGTGGCTGGTTGCTGACAGCGATAGCCGTGGCAGGCCTGAGCGCTGCGCACAGCGTCATGGCTCAGGGGAATTATGAGATTCAGGTGTATGGCTCGGATACGGTGCCGCGTGGCAACACCATGCTGGAGCTGCACTCGAACTTCACAGCCAAGGGTCAGCGTTACGTACAGCAGGGCGTTTATCCCACCAACCATCAGCAACACGAAACCATTGAGATTACGCAGGGGCTGAACGACTGGTCAGAGGTGGGCTTTTACATCTTTACCAGCACACAGGATGGGCATGGCCTTCAGTGGGTGGGCGATCACATTCGCCCGCGTGTCCGTGTGCCGGATAGCTGGCATTGGCCCATTGGAGTCAGCCTGTCCACGGAGGTCGGCTATCAACGCGCGGTCTATTCCCCGGATACATGGACGTGGGAGATTCGACCGATTTTGGATAAATCGGTGGGTCGATGGTATTTCGCGCTGAATCCGGCACTGGAACGTACGTGGCATGGACCGGATGTCACTCAGGGGCTGGGCTTTGCGCCCGGCGTCAAAGTCAGTTATGACGTGAATCGCGAGATAAGCATCGGGCCGGAATACTATGCGGATTACGGCAGACTAGGGCGGTTCGACAGCCTTCATAACCAGCAGCAACAGATATTCCTGGTGACGGACCTGAACGTGTCGCCGCAGTGGGAGATCAATTTCGGCGCGGGCCTCGGCTCCACAGCGGCAACCGACCATCTGATTGTGAAGTTCATCCTGGGTCGCAGGTTTTCCTGGAAGAAACCGTCTGAGGTGGAGTAAGGCAGGCTGCTAGACTTACGTTTGGTGCTGATTGCGCCGACCGATTCGCGTCCCGGTCCCGGAGAGGGCCGCCGCATGCAAAAGGATTTCGACTCTTGGACACACCAAACCGCACCCGTACCTCGCCATTGCCCGTTCACGCAGATTCACCGTTCGTGAGCAAAAAGACTGGCGTTCTGGAAAGCCTTGCCAATAACCGCAAGCTCGCACTGAATCTGGCCATCGCTGTGGTGGTTGTGGCTGTTGCCGTGGTGGCGGGCATCCTGGTGTACAACCACCGTTCGGCTGCTGCTGCGGACCAGCTTTCCGCCGCCATGCAGACCTATGCGGCACCCATCCGTTCTGCGGAGAACCCGGTTCCGGCCAGCGTGCGCAGCTTCGGCTCCACGGATGAGCGCGCCAAGGCCGCCAACGCGGAGTTCAAAGCCATTGCCGATACCTATGGCATGACCGATGCTGGCCGCAATGCGCTGTATCTGGAAGGCTTGACTGCTCTGCAGACCGGCCAGAACAGCTCCGCCGAGGAGTTGCTGAAGAAGTCC is part of the Terriglobus sp. RCC_193 genome and encodes:
- a CDS encoding tol-pal system YbgF family protein; translation: MSKKTGVLESLANNRKLALNLAIAVVVVAVAVVAGILVYNHRSAAAADQLSAAMQTYAAPIRSAENPVPASVRSFGSTDERAKAANAEFKAIADTYGMTDAGRNALYLEGLTALQTGQNSSAEELLKKSAGSWNRDISNLAGLALAGLYHQTGRTSDAVAEYNRIIAKPSNLVPVGLAKLQLAAMYASDGKQADAKKIYAEIKDKDPKSAAAEVASEKLNGPAAR